A stretch of the Uranotaenia lowii strain MFRU-FL chromosome 3, ASM2978415v1, whole genome shotgun sequence genome encodes the following:
- the LOC129750981 gene encoding apolipoprotein D-like, whose protein sequence is MKISTIFLPLVILVGFLYFQPTAAQIVSPGICPQYPVVQNFDVERYLGLWYEIKRYEQFFQLDGECVTAQYSINEEDGSVRVFNSMVVLPNQERQSDIGRAVVAFPDEVPLQAKLNVTFDAAAEVSANYWVLDTDYDNFAVVWGCFQLPPNEQGPRRAENAWILSREYRLDLDVIQAVENKIALFLDASQLRETKQDPRTCCSVEEDVTTHPSCAIMRLKSKRV, encoded by the exons ATGAAAATTTCTACGATTTTTCTACCTCTGGTAATCCTGGTTGGATTTCTCTACTTCCAACCAACAGCAGCCCAAATTGTCTCGCCAGGAATTTGTCCTCAGTACCCGGTCGTGCAGAATTTCGACGTGGAACGATACCTTGGGTTGTGGTACGAGATTAAGCGATACGAACAGTTCTTCCAGCTTGACGGCGAATGTGTAACGGCTCAGTACTCCATCAACGAGGAAGATGGAAGTGTTCGCGTCTTCAACAGCATGGTTGTGCTCCCGAATCAGGAACGTCAATCGGATATTGGCCGAGCTGTGGTCGCTTTTCCAGATGAAGTTCCCCTTCAAGCTAAGCTGAACGTTACTTTCGATG CTGCGGCTGAGGTGTCCGCAAACTACTGGGTCCTGGATACGGATTACGACAACTTTGCCGTCGTTTGGGGGTGCTTCCAGCTGCCTCCCAATGAACAGGGACCCAGGCGTGCCGAAAATGCTTGGATTCTGTCTCGGGAGTATCGACTGGATCTTGATGTCATACAAGCGGTGGAGAACAAAATTGCTCTCTTCTTGGATGCCTCACAGCTACGGGAAACCAAGCAGGATCCTCGAAC TTGCTGTTCGGTCGAGGAAGATGTCACCACTCATCCATCCTGCGCCATTATGAGGCTTAAGTCAAAACGTgtttaa
- the LOC129758737 gene encoding apolipoprotein D-like, whose product MKCLLALLLFGLGSTWAQIITSGQCPTPPVVENFDLDAFMGEWREVARYAHRYTQNTHCNSVIYSPNEHPVRNVWVEHKYIVYPGAVMMSSYGVAMHNDEQGARMNASFSGMPDPFGDYWVIDTDYTNFAFIWGCFQVSDNIKGEYYWLLSRDEDDFSADVQNRVNELAEEYLIARHIETTRHDLFYCVNRVEPDGNAKVEEGNVVESKVAEMRSKRVNV is encoded by the exons ATGAAGTGTTTGTTGGCTCTGTTACTGTTCGGATTGGGTTCGACCTGGGCCCAAATCATCACCAGCGGCCAATGTCCAACGCCGCCGGTTGTGGAAAACTTCGATCTGGATGCGTTCATGGGCGAATGGCGTGAGGTGGCCCGTTACGCGCATCGCTACACTCAAAATACCCACTGTAACTCGGTCATCTATTCGCCCAACGAGCATCCGGTTAGAAACGTTTGGGTAGAGCATAAATACATCGTCTATCCTGGGGCGGTCATGATGTCCAGCTATGGAGTAGCCATGCACAATGATGAACAAGGAGCCCGGATGAATGCCAGTTTCAGTGGAATGC CTGATCCATTTGGAGATTACTGGGTAATCGACACAGACTATACCAACTTTGCTTTCATCTGGGGATGTTTCCAAGTTTCCGATAACATCAAGGGAG AATACTACTGGCTCTTGTCAAGAGATGAAGATGACTTCTCAGCTGATGTGCAGAACCGTGTGAATGAGTTGGCTGAAGAATATTTGATTGCACGTCACATTGAAACCACTCGACACGATTTGTTCTA ctGCGTGAATCGTGTTGAGCCTGATGGCAATGCTAAAGTTGAGGAGGGCAATGTTGTCGAGAGCAAAGTTGCAGAGATGAGGAGCAAACGTGTGAACGTTTAA
- the LOC129753305 gene encoding uncharacterized protein LOC129753305: MKISTTILPMVILVGFFYLQRADAQIVLPGICPQYPVVQNIDVERYLGLWYEIKRYEQFFQLDGECVTAQYSINEEDGSVRVFNSMVVLPNQERQSDIGRAVVAFPDEVPLQAKLNVTFDAAAEVSANYWVLDTDYDNFAVVWGCFQLPPNEQGPRRAENAWILSREYRLDLDVIQAVENKIALFLDASQLRETKQDPRTYVLASDNGSRSASEPLDFIIIYYQNVGGMNSCVTDYLLATSCSGYDIITFTETWLNDHTLSKPDLWIRLFSVPLRSKLPNVQLSLKGNFIWKSDHSSANIRLTFLIREHNHAVEDANTSIFLVDGVLSRYTFAVKLEELFVSLNLVPQPKVSFHVEILHDRVLRTNSWRDNLGCCWLEVEKSNQDYQSCILLALCCLQLAVGQVIMPGACPEHPVVQNFDVERYLGLWYEIRRYEQLFQRDGECVTAQYSVNEEDGSVRVFNSMMEPPVQQRQSDIGRAVVAFPDQRPLEAKLNVTFGDTGLDISANYWVLDTDYDNYAVVWGCFQLSPILRAENSWVLSRSPRLDVSAIRPVLDIQRRYLDEELFRPTRQDPRFCCSVEPDVTTHLPCSVPRP; this comes from the exons atgaaaatttctacGACTATTCTACCAATGGTTATCCTGGTTGGGTTCTTTTACCTTCAACGAGCAGATGCTCAAATTGTCTTGCCAGGAATTTGTCCTCAGTACCCGGTCGTGCAGAACATCGACGTGGAACGATACCTTGGGTTGTGGTACGAGATTAAGCGATACGAACAATTCTTCCAGCTTGACGGCGAATGTGTAACGGCTCAGTACTCCATCAACGAGGAAGATGGAAGTGTTCGCGTCTTCAACAGCATGGTTGTGCTTCCGAATCAAGAACGTCAATCGGATATTGGCCGAGCTGTGGTCGCTTTCCCAGATGAAGTTCCCCTTCAAGCTAAGCTGAACGTTACTTTCGATG CTGCGGCTGAGGTGTCCGCGAACTACTGGGTCCTGGATACGGATTACGACAACTTTGCCGTCGTTTGGGGATGCTTCCAGCTGCCTCCCAACGAACAGGGACCCAGGCGTGCCGAAAATGCTTGGATCCTGTCTCGGGAGTATCGGCTGGATCTTGATGTCATACAAGCGGTGGAGAACAAAATTGCTCTCTTCTTGGATGCCTCGCAGCTGCGGGAAACCAAGCAGGATCCTCGAACGTACGTATTAGCAAG TGACAATGGCTCCAGATCGGCATCAGAACCGCTTGATTTCATCATCATCTACTATCAGAATGTCGGTGGTATGAATTCCTGCGTGACTGATTATCTGCTCGCTACTTCATGTTCCGGCTACGATATTATCACCTTCACCGAAACATGGTTGAACGATCACACTCTCTCGAAACCAGATCTTTGGATCCGATTATTCAGTGTTCCGCTGCGATCGAAGCTCCC TAACGTTCAGCTTAGCTTGAAGGGGAACTTCATCTGGAAAAGCGACCACAGCTCGGCCAATATCCGATTGACGTTCCTGATTCGGGAGCACAACCATGCTGTTGAAGACGCGAACACTTCCATCTTCCTCGTTGATGGAGTACTGAGCCGTTACACATTCGCCGTCAAGCTGGAAGAACTGTTCGTATCGCTTAATCTCGTACCACAACCCAAGGTATCGTTCCACGTCGAAATTCTGCACGACCGGGTACTGAGGACAAATTCCTGGCGAGACAATTTGGGCTGCTGTTGGTTGGAAGTAGAGAAATCCAACCAGGATTACCAGAG TTGCATTTTGCTTGCGCTTTGCTGCCTCCAGTTGGCAGTGGGGCAGGTTATCATGCCCGGCGCTTGTCCTGAGCATCCAGTGGTACAAAATTTCGACGTTGAACGATATCTGGGCCTGTGGTACGAGATCAGACGATACGAACAGCTTTTCCAACGGGATGGCGAATGTGTCACGGCTCAGTATTCGGTCAACGAAGAAGACGGAAGTGTCCGAGTCTTCAACAGCATGATGGAACCTCCGGTGCAACAACGACAATCGGATATTGGCCGAGCTGTAGTCGCATTCCCAGAtcaaaggccgctggaagccaAGCTGAACGTTACATTTGGTGACA CTGGATTGGACATTAGTGCCAACTACTGGGTCCTGGATACGGACTACGATAACTATGCTGTAGTTTGGGGATGTTTCCAACTGTCACCGATTTTGCGAGCCGAAAATTCATGGGTTTTGTCCAGAAGTCCTAGGCTTGACGTCAGTGCCATTCGACCTGTACTGGATATCCAACGGCGTTATCTGGATGAGGAACTTTTCCGCCCAACTCGACAGGATCCTcgatt CTGCTGCTCTGTTGAACCTGATGTAACCACGCACTTGCCCTGTTCAGTGCCGCGGCCTTAG